A single Cucurbita pepo subsp. pepo cultivar mu-cu-16 unplaced genomic scaffold, ASM280686v2 Cp4.1_scaffold000754, whole genome shotgun sequence DNA region contains:
- the LOC111785799 gene encoding uncharacterized protein LOC111785799, with protein MAFTAISSSMPSSASVRSILSSQCISTPTTPSQKSSSLSWASSFPSISLSRGSPFVSSNPAHAKVLFIQSAWTRRSRGEAAKRPNKKSWKQRTDMYMRPFLLNVFFSKKFIHAKVMHRGTSKVISVATTNAKDLRNSLPSLTDHNACRVIGKLIAERSKEADVYAMSYEPRKDERIEGKLGIVIDTIKENGIMFVP; from the exons ATGGCGTTCACAGCAATATCTTCTTCAATGCCGTCTAGTGCTTCTGTGCGCTCAATTCTCTCCTCCCAGTGCATATCAACTCCCACCACTCCTTCACAGAAATCCTCATCTCTCTCGTGGGCATCTTCATTTCCGTCCATTAGCCTATCTAGAGGCTCCCCTTTTGTCTCCTCGAATCCCGCGCATGCCAAG GTTTTATTCATACAATCAGCTTGGACAAGAAGGTCACGAGGGGAGGCTGCAAAGCGACCAAACAAGAAATCATGGAAACAACGGACAGATATGTATATGAGGCCATTTTTActaaatgttttcttttcaaagaaaTTTATCCATGCGAAGGTAATGCATAGAGGAACAAGCAAAGTAATATCAGTGGCGACAACAAATGCAAAGGATCTTAGGAACAGTTTACCGTCACTTACAGATCACAATGCATGTAGAGTAATAGGGAAGCTTATTGCGGAGAGATCAAAGGAAGCAGATGTATATGCAATGTCGTACGAGCCTAGGAAGGATGAAAGAATTGAAGGTAAGCTTGGTATTGTTATTGATACCATTAAGGAGAACGGGATCATGTTTGTaccttga